The following are encoded together in the Drosophila sechellia strain sech25 chromosome 3R, ASM438219v1, whole genome shotgun sequence genome:
- the LOC6617178 gene encoding uncharacterized protein LOC6617178 isoform X1, with amino-acid sequence MQKRPKAEMKRVTGPAKPPRLKAAKKQLQFESPLPRRTRAMQQQQNNDHPPQQEKQEHQQEQRQEAADKVIAMPGSSQDADTDAAAEAAVDVPETDPDPAQLTVTQSQSSSSAARRRLAEGCTSLMYACQRGDIVQVLAQMREKPELLRQRDRSHRNALHYCAAQDSEGSKDLVAAASIAIAAPELLESADEDGFTPLHLAVIQGNLAMVNLLLANKADVNAVDNEGHSVVHWATVCGEVESLRAVLAAGASVAKPDANGGTPLHYAAQMCGASHDSKQQASSSNSSKLSLEILGILLSHPQSSVDVQDKDGRQPLLWAASAGSAKAVIALVKAGARVESSDKDGLTALHCAGSRGHTECIDTLISLCGAHTDLIDSNGCTALHYAVTLGHADATARLLDLEADPNRQDRKGRTPAHCGCSKGQFETLKLLKERGANLWLRNAKGDLPLHEAAASGRRELLEWLLAQRPKQVNTTSNDGRSLLHIAAANDYTDMCKLLLDYGADVNAVYRNSRGLVLTPLDGALQRGHRSTAKFLQANGGQPANKVRLSSRRSGNPFHETNATDMVRPLKYVEKEELHDLRSSKKYVVYLKRSDSDNGNGNGKADEVDGDCSCSEQTYRKEQRLRHVCRRHKRRQLRRRTSSCGESKHERCSEICRSKSNIEIRRRKSRERYASSSEWEEESAEDSCENCCYHKRQKDRVVNRKRFTSSRKSKNRDSSDPDEKNHTENHSSPEKSSRKPLTANGDHQAGNDKDQTIVKERPPSASRHQTPPTKEGTFIKSPNQSAMSEKSGQMDNLLVEESHAVELTDEEQEAAKSVVTQVDVHHDAEEIQTSKSSEEAPPAEENGTTKETEQEVKLQLSEEETQLVSKEVEQVIKIAATALSSESKSSSEEKSVEKDLLKEGQEAGENPDDEVKEHQNPPTPSPAPAPAPQPTTPPPPPKAAKPPSAAEQPQPNANTVEGMESAAAEPASVGKKTEQMEQAEAKPKPNTNPTPTPPPTAVPPAPPSAEPKKPPAAPQPRPSTAQTPTPPQPEPPQREQETRRSFTLLPSDSADDDPVLNPNSNPPASASDEPAGERKSSFQVLKSDDSLDESTKRPGRKVDYEAGNQVFQVVGEGASAVQLPSAAELEKMDYEYEEDEYEYDDDERDGIDPEHDSALRRFLSSGNRHGVGNTSVAGGAAAAGASMADDACEGSGGRKRRLKKRVRSGNKTRSNWKNSQDSRDGGNMSALATTKDQDSGFEPSPRAERSKIPTLRSAHTAHMPRRPIYATLDGRSCSSRMENRKPGDKGACDMGAVTRSIQRNIRRYYMERKIFQHLLELKSLQIRSSKLNEAVLVKRAVDDYHKSCVLLGGETGTRLRRYNFSEYTFKNFELFLYETLKGLQRPGTNNFQNINEVYEEAERRLSPDYNAYEKALQCTTKTHRCLHAAHAYTGIPCAAYIPMMNHHTMPKFGFGPYKKTGSVSSFFLPKILTSGRASSGRAGGMGSASGSRCNHKVALELSHGKNKQLISLPAEKLDSNKRYYVTFTVKDSSGPSAYQQQQQQQQQQCGNSASGK; translated from the exons CCGGAATTGCTGCGGCAGCGGGACCGAAGCCACCGCAACGCGCTGCACTACTGTGCCGCCCAGGACTCGGAAGGGAGCAAGGACCTCGTGGCGGCCGCCAGCATTGCGATCGCAGCCCCCGAGCTGCTGGAGTCGGCGGACGAGGATGGCTTCACACCGCTCCATCTGGCCGTCATCCAGGGCAACCTGGCCATGGTCAACCTGCTGCTGGCCAACAAGGCGGATGTGAACGCGGTGGACAATGAGGGCCATTCGGTGGTGCACTGGGCGACAG TTTGTGGGGAGGTGGAGTCCTTGCGAGCGGTCCTGGCTGCCGGAGCCAGTGTGGCCAAGCCCGACGCCAATGGTGGCACTCCGCTGCACTATGCCGCCCAGATGTGTGGCGCCAGCCATGATAGCAAGCAGCAGGCCAGTTCCAGCAACAGTTCAAAGCTCTCGCTCGAGATCCTGGGCATCCTGCTGTCCCATCCGCAGAGCAGTGTCGATGTCCAGGACAAGGATGGTCGCCAGCCGCTGCTGTGGGCTGCATCGGCGGGCTCGGCAAAGGCAGTGATTGCCCTGGTCAAAGCGGGTGCCCGGGTGGAGTCGTCGGATAA AGATGGCCTCACTGCCCTGCACTGTGCTGGTTCACGTGGACACACTGAGTGCATTGACACCTTGATAAGCCTGTGTGGTGCTCACACGGATCTTATCGATTCCAATGGCTGCACAGCTCTGCACTATGCCGTAACGTTGGGCCACGCCGATGCCACTGCCAGATTGCTGGACTTGGAGGCTGATCCCAATCGCCAGGATCGCAAAGGACGAACACCTGCCCACTGCGGTTGCTCCAAAGGACAGTTTGAGACCCTTAAGTTGCTGAAAGAGCGTGGTGCTAATCTCTGGCTGCGCAATGCCAAGGGTGATCTGCCGCTCCACGAAGCCGCCGCCTCGGGGAGAAGAGAGCTTCTCGAGTGGTTACTTGCCCAGAGGCCCAAGCAAGTGAACACCACCAGCAATGATGGACGCAGCTTGCTGCACATTGCAGCGGCCAATGATTACACCGACATGTGTAAGCTGCTGCTGGACTACGGAGCAGATGTGAATGCTGTGTATCGAAACTCAAGAGGATTGGTCCTAACACCACTGGATGGAGCTCTGCAGCGTGGTCATCGCTCCACGGCCAAGTTCCTGCAGGCCAACGGCGGTCAGCCGGCCAACAAGGTGCGATTGTCGAGCAGGAGGAGTGGGAATCCCTTCCACGAAACCAACGCTACTGACATGGTGAGACCCTTAAAGTACGTGGAGAAGGAGGAGCTGCACGATCTGCGCAGCTCCAAGAAGTACGTGGTGTACCTAAAACGCTCCGATTCGGATaatggaaacggaaatggTAAGGCGGATGAAGTAGATGGGGATTGCAGCTGCTCGGAGCAAACTTATCGCAAGGAGCAGCGATTGAGGCACGTTTGTCGGCGTCACAAGAGAAGACAACTGAGGAGGCGCACCAGCAGTTGTGGGGAGTCCAAGCACGAGCGGTGCAGCGAGATCTGCCGCTCCAAAAGCAACATCGAGATTCGAAGGCGGAAGTCCAGGGAGCGGTATGCTAGCTCTAGTGAGTGGGAGGAGGAGAGTGCCGAGGACTCCTGCGAGAACTGTTGCTACCACAAGCGACAAAAGGATCGCGTGGTTAATCGCAAGCGTTTTACATCCTCTAGGAAGTCAAAAAACCGAGACAGCAGCGATCCGGACGAGAAAAATCACACGGAAAATCACTCATCGCCTGAGAAGAGTTCGCGGAAACCACTCACCGCCAATGGGGATCACCAGGCTGGCAACGACAAGGATCAAACCATTGTCAAGGAACGACCACCTTCAGCCAGCAGGCATCAAACGCCACCTACTAAAGAGGGAACTTTTATCAAGTCTCCAAACCAAAGCGCAATGAGTGAAAAGTCCGGACAAATGGATAACCTCTTGGTAGAGGAGTCTCATGCAGTTGAGCTAACAGATGAAGAACAGGAGGCAGCCAAGTCTGTGGTCACTCAGGTAGACGTGCATCACGATGCCGAGGAAATCCAAACTTCCAAATCTTCCGAGGAAGCACCACCTGCAGAGGAAAATGGTACGACGAAGGAGACGGAGCAGGAAGTCAAGCTCCAGCTGAGTGAGGAGGAGACGCAGTTGGTCTCCAAGGAGGTGGAGCAGGTGATCAAGATAGCTGCCACTGCGCTGAGCAGCGAGTCCAAAAGTTCCAGTGAGGAAAAGTCAGTGGAAAAGGACCTTCTCAAAGAGGGTCAGGAAGCTGGGGAAAATCCTGACGATGAGGTAAAGGAACACCAAAATCCTCCAACCCCATccccagcaccagcaccagcaccacagCCAACCACACCTCCACCACCCCCCAAGGCCGCAAAGCCACCAAGTGCCGCAGAACAACCACAGCCTAATGCCAACACGGTGGAAGGGATGGAATCTGCGGCTGCAGAGCCAGCGTCTGTTGGCAAAAAAACCGAACAGATGGAGCAGGCTGAAGCCAAGCCTAAACCAAATACCAATCCTACTCCCACACCTCCGCCCACCGCTGTTCCACCCGCTCCTCCCTCTGCAGAGCCCAAAAagccaccagcagcaccacagCCACGCCCATCCACAGCCCAAACGCCCACTCCACCCCAGCCGGAGCCACCGCAAAGGGAACAGGAGACGAGGCGCTCCTTTACACTCCTGCCTTCCGATTCGGCGGACGACGACCCAGTTCTGAATCCGAATTCAAATCCTCCAGCCTCAGCTTCCGATGAGCCGGCCGGTGAAAGGAAATCGAGCTTCCAAGTTCTGAAAAGCGATGACTCCCTGGATGAAAGCACAAAACGACCTGGACGCAAGGTCGACTACGAAGCGGGCAATCAAGTATTTCAGGTGGTAGGCGAAGGGGCGTCTGCCGTCCAGCTGCCCAGTGCCGCGGagctggagaagatggactacGAATATGAAGAGGACGAGTACGAATACGATGATGATGAGAGGGATGGTATTGATCCGGAGCACGATAGTGCCTTGCGTCGTTTTCTTAGCAGTGGAAATCGACATGGAGTGGGCAATACCAGCGTGGCAggtggagcagctgcagccggAGCATCCATGGCGGATGACGCATGTGAGGGCAGTGGAGGAAGGAAGCGTCGCCTCAAGAAGCGCGTGCGCAGCGGCAACAAAACGCGCAGCAATTGGAAAAACTCTCAGGATTCGCGCGATGGCGGCAACATGTCTGCCTTGGCCACCACCAAGGACCAGGATTCCGGTTTCGAGCCGAGTCCGCGGGCTGAGCGCAGCAAGATACCCACACTGCGGTCCGCCCACACCGCCCACATGCCGCGTCGACCCATCTACGCCACATTGGACGGACGCTCCTGCAGCAGCCGGATGGAAAACCGCAAACCGGGAGACAAGGGCGCCTGCGACATGGGCGCCGTCACCCGGTCCATACAGCGCAATATTAGGAG ATATTACATGGAGCGCAAGATCTTCCAGCATCTCCTGGAGCTCAAGTCGCTGCAGATTCGCTCCAGCAAGCTGAACGAGGCGGTGCTGGTGAAGCGGGCGGTGGACGACTACCACAAGTCCTGTGTCCTTCTGGGCGGCGAAACGGGCACGCGACTCAGGCGCTACAACTTCAGCGAGTACACGTTCAAGAACTTCGAGCTCTTTCTCTACGAGACGCTCAAAGGACTCCAGCGTCCCGGCACCAACAACTTCCAGAACATCAACGAGGTGTACGAGGAG GCGGAGCGCCGACTGAGTCCGGACTACAATGCCTACGAGAAGGCGCTGCAGTGCACCACCAAGACGCACCGATGTCTCCACGCGGCTCATGCCTATACGGGAATACCTTGCGCCGCCTACA TTCCCATGATGAATCACCACACGATGCCAAAGTTCGGCTTTGGACCGTACAAGAAGACCGGCAGCGTGAGCAGCTTCTTCCTACCGAAGATCCTGACCAGCGGGCGCGCCTCCAGCGGCCGGGCGGGCGGCATGGGAAGCGCCAGCGGTAGCCGCTGTAATCACAAGGTGGCGCTGGAGTTGTCGCACGGCAAGAACAAACAGCTAATTTCACTGCCTGCGGAAAAGCTGGACAGCAACAAACGATATTACGTCACGTTCACAGTGAAGGACTCCTCGGGGCCATCTGcgtaccagcagcagcagcagcagcagcagcagcagtgcgGCAATTCCGCGAGCGGCAAGTAG